A single genomic interval of Saccharospirillum mangrovi harbors:
- the astD gene encoding succinylglutamate-semialdehyde dehydrogenase has protein sequence MSESSLFINGTWQAGQGDRFESIDPISQNAVWSGTSASADDVDRAIDAARAAFRDWRKTPLDERLAICERFAELLETHKEALANSIASETGKPLWEARTEVGAMIGKVGISAKAYDERTGEKHSDIPGGEAILRHRPHGVVAVFGPYNFPGHLPNGHIVPALIAGNTVVFKPSELTPKTGEETLKLWQAAGLPDGVINLVQGAKETGIALAAHPGIDGLFFTGSSNTGELLHQQYGGQPGKILALEMGGNNPLIVDDDIDVDGALHHVLFSAFISAGQRCTCARRLFIPRGDKGDAFLAKLIDATRNLTVGHWDADEQPFMGSVVSLAAADHLLAAQRHLVDLGGKILLEMKSAEAGTALLTPGIIDLTDARDVPDTEYFGPLLSVYRYDRFEDALMGANNTRYGLSAGLLSNDKAKYDWFLEEIRAGIVNWNKPITGAASTAPFGGVGASGNHRASAYYAADYCSYPVASMESETLEKPAQTSPGMNL, from the coding sequence ATGTCTGAATCCAGCCTGTTCATCAACGGCACCTGGCAAGCCGGCCAGGGCGACCGTTTTGAATCCATCGACCCGATCAGCCAGAACGCCGTCTGGAGTGGCACCAGCGCCAGCGCCGACGACGTTGATCGCGCCATCGATGCCGCCCGTGCCGCCTTTCGCGACTGGCGCAAAACGCCGCTCGACGAACGCCTCGCCATCTGCGAACGCTTCGCCGAATTATTGGAAACGCACAAAGAAGCGTTGGCGAATTCCATTGCCAGCGAAACCGGCAAGCCGTTGTGGGAAGCGCGCACCGAAGTCGGCGCGATGATCGGCAAAGTCGGCATTTCTGCCAAAGCCTACGACGAACGCACCGGCGAAAAACATTCAGACATTCCCGGCGGCGAAGCCATTTTGCGGCACCGCCCGCACGGTGTTGTGGCCGTGTTCGGCCCGTACAATTTCCCCGGCCATTTGCCCAACGGCCACATCGTTCCGGCATTAATTGCGGGCAACACCGTGGTGTTCAAACCCAGTGAACTGACGCCAAAAACCGGCGAAGAAACGCTGAAATTATGGCAAGCCGCCGGCCTGCCCGATGGCGTGATCAATCTGGTTCAGGGCGCGAAAGAAACCGGCATCGCGCTGGCCGCGCATCCGGGCATCGACGGTCTGTTTTTCACCGGCTCGTCCAACACCGGCGAATTGCTGCACCAACAGTACGGCGGCCAGCCGGGCAAAATTCTGGCGCTGGAAATGGGCGGCAACAATCCGTTGATTGTGGACGACGACATCGACGTCGATGGCGCGCTGCACCACGTGCTGTTCAGCGCCTTTATTTCTGCCGGTCAGCGTTGCACCTGCGCGCGCCGTTTGTTCATTCCGCGTGGCGACAAAGGCGACGCGTTTTTGGCTAAATTGATCGACGCAACGCGCAACTTGACCGTCGGCCATTGGGACGCCGACGAGCAACCCTTTATGGGCTCGGTGGTGTCGTTGGCGGCCGCCGATCATCTGCTCGCCGCGCAACGCCATCTGGTCGATCTGGGCGGCAAAATTCTGCTGGAAATGAAATCGGCCGAAGCCGGCACCGCCTTGCTGACCCCGGGCATCATCGACTTAACCGACGCCCGCGACGTACCCGACACCGAATACTTCGGCCCGTTGCTCAGCGTCTACCGGTACGACCGTTTCGAAGACGCCTTGATGGGTGCCAACAACACCCGCTATGGCCTGTCGGCCGGTTTGCTGTCGAACGACAAAGCCAAGTACGACTGGTTCTTGGAAGAAATTCGCGCCGGCATCGTCAACTGGAACAAGCCGATTACCGGCGCAGCCAGTACCGCACCGTTCGGCGGCGTCGGTGCCAGCGGCAACCACCGAGCCTCGGCCTATTACGCGGCCGATTATTGCTCCTATCCGGTGGCGTCGATGGAAAGTGAAACGCTGGAAAAACCGGCGCAAACCTCGCCGGGAATGAACTTATGA
- a CDS encoding arginine N-succinyltransferase — protein MLVVRPSAFADLPSIERLLYATDARVTTLPKERDKLSEKITQSEDAFDTGLDQDGPAAFLFVLEDTEQQQLLGTSGLDTEAGGGYPFFNYRLDEVVHASHNLNVSAKVPILFLSHELTGKTLLRSFAIEPALKKTDAFELLSRARLLFIACLPERFQRQVIVEVQGIFDEKGDCPFWDAVGRHFFGIDFNTADYYCSVKSKTFMSELIPQHPVYVPLLPERARGTIGQNHEAANRACGLFYREGFEKTPFIDPFDGGPVLSGEVRDLHTVRQVRFKKARPSEVVGGLKYLICNRSLKDFRCTIGTLVDGIGETIRLPLDVAEALGVSEGDPIAYAPL, from the coding sequence ATGCTCGTCGTCCGACCGAGTGCATTCGCCGATCTGCCCAGTATCGAACGGTTGCTCTACGCCACCGACGCCCGCGTTACCACCCTGCCCAAGGAACGCGACAAGCTGTCGGAAAAAATCACCCAGTCCGAAGATGCCTTCGACACCGGCCTCGACCAGGACGGCCCAGCGGCGTTTTTGTTTGTGCTCGAAGATACCGAGCAACAGCAACTGCTCGGCACGTCCGGTTTGGATACCGAAGCCGGCGGCGGTTATCCGTTCTTTAATTACCGCCTCGATGAAGTCGTCCACGCTTCGCACAATTTAAACGTCAGCGCCAAAGTACCGATTCTGTTTTTGTCGCACGAACTGACCGGCAAGACTTTGCTGCGTTCGTTTGCAATCGAACCGGCACTGAAAAAAACCGACGCTTTTGAATTGCTGTCACGCGCCCGATTGTTGTTCATCGCCTGTTTGCCGGAGCGTTTTCAGCGCCAGGTGATTGTCGAAGTGCAGGGCATTTTTGACGAAAAAGGCGACTGCCCGTTCTGGGATGCCGTCGGCCGACATTTCTTCGGCATCGACTTCAATACCGCCGATTATTACTGCTCGGTAAAAAGCAAAACCTTCATGTCGGAATTGATTCCGCAACACCCGGTTTACGTGCCGCTGTTGCCGGAACGCGCGCGCGGCACCATCGGCCAGAACCACGAAGCGGCCAACCGCGCCTGCGGTTTGTTCTATCGCGAAGGCTTTGAGAAAACGCCCTTTATCGATCCGTTCGATGGCGGCCCGGTGCTCTCGGGCGAGGTGCGCGATCTGCACACCGTGCGTCAGGTTCGGTTCAAAAAAGCGCGCCCGAGTGAAGTGGTCGGCGGTCTGAAATATCTGATCTGCAACCGCTCGCTGAAAGACTTCCGCTGCACCATCGGCACCTTGGTCGATGGCATCGGTGAAACCATTCGTCTGCCGTTGGATGTTGCCGAAGCGCTCGGCGTGTCCGAAGGCGACCCCATCGCCTACGCGCCGCTGTAA
- a CDS encoding prenyltransferase: protein MIPTWHDVLTKIPRLENGDWQAMGVLKRWFVATRAAVFVMTLFSALIGIILAIPNAHFDGVNALLVCIGLVLAHATNNLVNDWTDFKKGVDKDNYFRTQYGPQPLESGLLSERQLFGYIALTGGLAILVGVALIARTDLQTLYWMLAGAFFVLFYTWPLKYIGLGEPAVWIVWGPLMVLASSLVVSGEYNTTAIWVSCLYGIGPTTVVFGKHIDKLKEDRAKGVRTLPVQLGEKFSRASVLGLWLVQYAGVTAGVVLGTLHWAYLMIWLALPKFFEAWRRYRQPRPDTCPDDWSPQAWPLYLVHVAFLYNKRFSSLMFLGVVLSVVLPQLM, encoded by the coding sequence ATGATACCCACCTGGCACGATGTGCTGACCAAAATTCCCCGCCTGGAAAATGGCGACTGGCAAGCGATGGGCGTGCTCAAGCGTTGGTTCGTGGCGACCCGCGCGGCGGTTTTTGTGATGACGCTGTTCTCGGCGTTGATCGGCATCATCCTGGCTATTCCCAATGCCCACTTTGATGGCGTCAATGCGTTGCTGGTGTGCATCGGTCTGGTGTTGGCGCACGCCACCAACAATCTGGTGAACGACTGGACCGACTTCAAAAAAGGCGTCGATAAAGACAACTACTTCCGCACCCAATACGGCCCGCAACCGCTGGAAAGCGGTTTGCTGAGCGAGCGGCAATTGTTTGGCTACATCGCCCTGACCGGCGGCCTGGCGATTCTGGTTGGCGTCGCACTGATTGCCCGCACCGATCTGCAAACGCTGTACTGGATGCTCGCCGGTGCTTTCTTTGTGCTGTTTTATACCTGGCCGCTGAAATACATCGGCCTGGGCGAGCCAGCGGTGTGGATCGTCTGGGGACCGTTGATGGTGTTGGCGTCGTCGCTGGTGGTGTCGGGCGAGTACAACACGACGGCGATCTGGGTGTCGTGCCTGTACGGCATCGGCCCGACCACGGTGGTGTTCGGCAAACACATCGACAAATTAAAAGAAGACAGGGCCAAAGGCGTGCGCACGCTGCCGGTGCAGTTGGGCGAAAAATTCAGTCGCGCCAGCGTGCTGGGTTTGTGGCTGGTTCAGTACGCTGGCGTCACCGCTGGTGTGGTGCTCGGCACGTTGCATTGGGCGTATCTGATGATCTGGCTGGCGCTGCCGAAGTTTTTCGAAGCCTGGCGGCGTTATCGTCAACCGCGACCGGATACCTGCCCGGACGATTGGTCACCCCAAGCCTGGCCGCTGTATCTGGTGCACGTGGCGTTCTTGTACAACAAGCGTTTCAGCAGCCTGATGTTTTTGGGCGTGGTGCTGAGCGTGGTGTTGCCGCAACTGATGTAA
- the astB gene encoding N-succinylarginine dihydrolase codes for MTAFEMNLDGLVGPTHNYAGLSYGNIASLSNEQSASNPKEAAKQGLKKMKALADRGLRQGILLPHERPAIWALRNLGFSGTDAQVLEKVARQNPAILSAVSSASCMWTANAATVSPSADTGDGKVHFTAANLNAKFHRSIEHPTTTRMLQSIFADERYFAHHDALAPVSFFGDEGAANHTRFCGAYDAPGVELFVYGQAAFDNNAARPQRFPARQTLEASQAIARLHGLSDAHAVFAQQKPETIDAGVFHNDVIAVGNRNVLFYHQEAFANTDAVLTELQRKLGAVELIAVRVPSAEVSLDAAVRSYLFNSQLLSVDNDRMVLVVPGECREIAAVSDYLDRLIADDANPIDAVEVFDLKQSMQNGGGPACLRLRVALTEAEYNAMNSGVILTDALFHDLNAWVDRHYRDRLTQADLADPQLLIESRTALDELTQLTKLGNLYPFQR; via the coding sequence ATGACCGCCTTTGAAATGAACCTCGACGGACTCGTCGGCCCAACGCACAACTACGCCGGTCTGTCGTATGGCAACATCGCCTCGCTGTCGAACGAACAGTCGGCGTCGAACCCCAAAGAGGCCGCCAAACAAGGGCTGAAAAAAATGAAGGCGCTGGCCGATCGCGGTTTGCGCCAGGGCATTTTATTGCCGCACGAACGACCGGCCATTTGGGCGCTGCGCAACCTGGGTTTTTCAGGAACCGATGCGCAGGTGCTGGAAAAAGTCGCCAGACAAAACCCGGCGATTTTAAGCGCCGTCAGTTCGGCGTCATGCATGTGGACGGCCAACGCCGCCACCGTGTCGCCCAGTGCCGACACCGGCGATGGCAAAGTTCATTTCACCGCCGCCAATTTGAACGCCAAATTTCACCGCTCGATTGAACACCCAACCACCACGCGCATGTTGCAAAGCATCTTCGCCGACGAGCGCTATTTCGCGCATCACGACGCCCTGGCGCCGGTGAGTTTTTTTGGCGATGAAGGCGCGGCCAACCACACCCGTTTTTGCGGCGCTTACGATGCCCCCGGCGTGGAATTATTCGTCTACGGCCAAGCCGCGTTCGATAACAACGCAGCCAGGCCGCAACGGTTTCCGGCACGGCAAACGCTCGAAGCCAGCCAGGCGATTGCGCGGCTGCATGGCCTGAGCGATGCGCACGCCGTGTTCGCCCAACAAAAACCGGAAACCATCGACGCCGGCGTGTTTCATAACGACGTTATCGCCGTCGGCAACCGCAACGTTTTGTTCTATCACCAGGAAGCGTTCGCCAACACCGACGCCGTGCTCACCGAGCTGCAACGCAAATTGGGCGCTGTCGAACTGATCGCCGTGCGCGTGCCGAGCGCCGAAGTCTCGCTGGACGCCGCCGTGCGTTCCTATCTGTTCAACAGCCAGTTGTTGAGCGTGGATAACGACCGCATGGTGCTGGTCGTGCCGGGCGAGTGCCGGGAAATTGCGGCGGTGTCTGATTATCTGGATCGGCTGATCGCCGACGACGCCAACCCCATCGACGCCGTGGAAGTGTTCGATCTGAAACAGTCGATGCAAAACGGCGGCGGCCCGGCCTGTTTGCGGTTGCGCGTTGCGCTGACGGAAGCGGAATACAACGCCATGAACAGCGGCGTCATTCTGACCGACGCTTTGTTTCACGATCTGAATGCCTGGGTCGATCGCCATTACCGTGACCGTCTCACCCAGGCCGATTTAGCCGATCCGCAATTGCTGATCGAAAGTCGCACCGCTCTGGATGAGCTGACGCAACTGACTAAATTGGGCAATTTGTATCCGTTTCAGCGTTAA
- the astA gene encoding arginine N-succinyltransferase → MYIRPVTPADIDYLYLMAKNSGVGVTTLPDNRQKMQAKLDKAVASFKRDLDEKDRLYLFAMIDPSNDEIAGICALEASIGHDDIWYNYHVGRTVHMSKDIGVHKITRTLYLSNDLTGSSEICTLFLMPNYRKNQNGQLLSKSRYLFLAEHAQLFGRDIIAEMRGYSDEQGRSPFWESLGRHFMQMEFSDADYMTGLGDKAFIAELMPKFPIYVPMLSADAQEAFGRVHPDTEPALAMLQAEGFDFNGYIDIFDGGPTVSAKIKEIRAVRESELYTVKIDASAPEPDLSQKAGLSLVSNRGFDNFRVRLIATSAIHESTLHLSAAQAETLNVTDGDSVRAVSLRPETPHV, encoded by the coding sequence ATGTACATCCGCCCTGTTACCCCGGCCGACATCGACTACCTGTATCTGATGGCGAAAAACTCCGGCGTCGGCGTCACCACCCTGCCCGACAACCGTCAGAAAATGCAGGCGAAACTCGACAAAGCCGTCGCCTCGTTCAAGCGCGATCTGGATGAAAAAGACCGGCTGTATCTGTTCGCCATGATCGACCCAAGCAACGACGAAATTGCCGGCATCTGCGCGCTCGAAGCCAGCATTGGTCACGACGACATCTGGTACAACTATCACGTCGGCCGAACCGTACACATGTCGAAAGACATCGGCGTGCACAAGATCACCCGCACACTTTATTTAAGTAACGACCTGACCGGCAGTTCGGAAATCTGCACGCTGTTTTTGATGCCGAATTACCGTAAAAATCAGAACGGCCAATTGCTCAGCAAATCGCGTTATTTGTTTTTGGCTGAACACGCGCAACTGTTCGGCCGCGACATCATCGCCGAGATGCGCGGTTATTCCGACGAGCAAGGCCGTTCGCCATTTTGGGAAAGCCTCGGCCGGCATTTTATGCAGATGGAATTTTCCGACGCCGACTATATGACCGGCCTCGGCGACAAAGCCTTTATTGCCGAGTTAATGCCCAAGTTCCCCATCTACGTGCCCATGCTCTCCGCCGATGCGCAGGAAGCCTTCGGCCGCGTACACCCGGACACCGAACCCGCGCTCGCCATGCTGCAAGCCGAAGGGTTCGACTTTAACGGCTACATCGATATTTTCGATGGCGGCCCAACGGTGTCGGCCAAAATCAAAGAAATTCGCGCCGTGCGCGAAAGCGAACTCTACACCGTGAAAATCGACGCCAGCGCACCGGAACCGGACCTGTCTCAGAAAGCCGGTTTGTCGTTGGTATCGAACCGCGGCTTCGACAATTTCCGGGTGCGATTAATCGCCACCTCGGCCATTCACGAATCCACTCTTCACCTGAGCGCAGCCCAGGCCGAAACGCTGAACGTTACCGACGGCGATTCGGTTCGGGCCGTGTCGCTGCGACCGGAGACACCCCATGTCTGA
- a CDS encoding aspartate aminotransferase family protein, whose translation MSAVTREQFDAVMVPNYAPGKIIPVRGKGSRIWDQAEREYIDFAGGIAVSALGHAHPKLVAALTEQGQKLWHLSNVMTNEPAIELAQKLTELTFADKVYFCNSGAEANEAALKLARRHAYLNVGPEKHEIISTLQSFHGRTLFTVSVGGQAKYKEGFEPTPGGISHVPYNDLDAMAAAISDKTAAVIIEPIQGEGGITPAVEGYLQGLRELCDQHGALLIFDEIQSGVGRTGSLYAYQRYGVTPDILTTAKALGGGFPIGAMLTTDAVAPSLGFGTHGSTYGGNPLACSVSLAVLDVLTNDGVLDGVAAKSKRYFDGLKRINEQYKVFKDIRGMGLLIGCELIDERKGQAKDLNALALEEGLLCLVAGPDVLRLAPALNIPDADIDEGLARLEKAVARFVG comes from the coding sequence ATGAGCGCCGTTACCCGAGAACAATTCGATGCCGTCATGGTCCCCAATTACGCCCCTGGAAAAATCATCCCGGTGCGCGGCAAAGGTTCACGCATCTGGGATCAGGCCGAGCGCGAATACATCGACTTCGCCGGCGGCATTGCCGTCAGTGCGCTGGGCCACGCCCACCCGAAACTGGTCGCAGCGCTGACCGAGCAGGGCCAGAAACTCTGGCACCTGTCGAACGTTATGACCAACGAGCCGGCCATTGAGCTGGCGCAGAAACTGACCGAGCTGACCTTTGCCGACAAAGTCTACTTCTGCAACTCCGGCGCCGAAGCCAACGAAGCCGCGTTGAAGCTGGCGCGTCGTCACGCTTACCTGAACGTCGGCCCGGAAAAACACGAAATCATTTCCACGCTGCAATCTTTCCATGGCCGTACCCTGTTCACCGTCTCCGTCGGCGGCCAGGCCAAATACAAAGAAGGTTTCGAGCCGACACCGGGCGGCATCAGCCACGTGCCGTATAACGATCTGGACGCCATGGCCGCCGCCATTTCCGACAAAACCGCCGCCGTCATCATCGAACCGATTCAGGGCGAAGGCGGCATCACGCCTGCGGTGGAAGGCTACCTGCAAGGCCTGCGCGAGTTGTGCGACCAGCACGGCGCGCTGCTGATTTTCGATGAAATCCAATCCGGCGTCGGCCGCACCGGCTCGCTCTACGCCTACCAGCGTTATGGCGTTACGCCCGACATTCTGACCACCGCCAAAGCCCTCGGCGGCGGCTTCCCGATCGGCGCCATGCTGACCACCGACGCCGTGGCCCCGAGCCTCGGTTTCGGCACCCACGGCTCCACTTACGGTGGCAACCCGCTGGCCTGTTCGGTATCGCTGGCGGTGCTGGATGTGCTGACCAACGACGGCGTGCTCGATGGCGTCGCCGCCAAATCCAAGCGCTATTTCGATGGCCTGAAACGCATCAATGAACAGTACAAAGTGTTCAAAGACATTCGCGGCATGGGTTTGTTGATCGGCTGCGAATTGATCGACGAACGCAAAGGCCAGGCGAAAGACCTGAACGCCCTGGCGCTGGAAGAAGGCTTGCTGTGTCTGGTGGCCGGCCCCGACGTTCTGCGTCTGGCACCGGCGTTGAACATTCCCGATGCCGACATCGACGAAGGCCTGGCCCGACTGGAAAAAGCCGTCGCCCGCTTCGTTGGCTAA
- a CDS encoding serine hydrolase domain-containing protein: protein MRDLKGIFGILAATTLLAACQSTPSHPSAEIDQTAQDVMQRYAVPGLALARIEDGELLWTRSYGQADADQPLTADTIFNVASLTKPLFSLGYLHQVEAGRADLDAPLADDWIDPDVADDPRLPQLTARLALSHQSGFPNWRGRDGLFFMFAPGERHEYSGEGYEYVRRALESQTGESMSAWMQRDVLKPAGMNDTVFGWDDRLNGRVSAGYDEAGHTVELTSHTREPNAAANTFTTIGDYGRFAAWVARGADLDPALFAQMITPQSAHPDPLEFWGLGWRLTQMPDRTLIEHDGREPGIRTLVIIDPSNGDGLVMLTNSSNGELIVRDLLKATWPDADAVLAQRDRDTWHYLSALPAPALPGLLGFIAQSPSFSMKLLYAAKAGLIDEAGLSAAELAKADATLSALVETQFDGEVSPDTLRELFMQLGTPTEQGFAFAEALSADQARNWLDSAATLADAR from the coding sequence ATGAGAGACCTAAAAGGTATTTTCGGAATCCTGGCGGCAACAACACTGCTCGCCGCCTGCCAGAGCACGCCATCACACCCTTCCGCCGAGATAGACCAGACCGCTCAAGACGTAATGCAACGCTACGCCGTACCGGGCCTGGCCCTGGCGCGCATTGAAGACGGCGAACTGCTGTGGACGCGCAGCTACGGCCAGGCCGATGCCGACCAACCGCTGACCGCCGATACCATCTTTAATGTCGCCTCACTGACCAAGCCGTTGTTCAGCCTCGGCTACCTGCATCAGGTCGAAGCCGGCCGCGCCGATCTGGACGCACCGCTGGCCGATGACTGGATCGACCCGGACGTTGCCGACGACCCGCGCCTGCCGCAACTGACCGCCCGTCTGGCGCTCAGCCATCAAAGCGGCTTTCCCAACTGGCGCGGCCGCGATGGTTTGTTCTTTATGTTCGCGCCGGGCGAGCGTCACGAATATTCCGGCGAAGGTTATGAATACGTGCGCCGCGCGTTGGAAAGCCAGACGGGCGAATCGATGTCGGCCTGGATGCAGCGCGACGTACTGAAACCGGCGGGCATGAACGACACCGTCTTTGGTTGGGACGACCGTTTAAACGGCCGCGTCAGCGCCGGTTACGACGAAGCGGGCCATACCGTGGAGCTGACCTCACACACCCGCGAACCCAACGCCGCCGCCAACACCTTCACCACCATCGGCGATTACGGCCGCTTCGCTGCTTGGGTAGCGCGCGGTGCCGATCTCGACCCGGCCCTGTTTGCGCAAATGATCACACCGCAATCGGCGCATCCCGACCCGCTGGAATTCTGGGGCCTGGGTTGGCGGCTGACGCAAATGCCCGATCGCACCTTGATCGAACACGACGGCCGCGAACCCGGCATCCGCACGCTGGTCATCATCGACCCGAGCAACGGCGATGGCCTGGTGATGCTGACCAACAGCTCCAACGGCGAATTAATTGTGCGCGATCTGCTCAAAGCCACCTGGCCCGACGCCGATGCGGTACTGGCGCAACGCGACCGCGACACCTGGCATTATCTGTCGGCGTTGCCGGCACCGGCCTTGCCCGGATTGCTCGGCTTTATCGCCCAGTCGCCGTCGTTCAGCATGAAACTGCTGTACGCCGCCAAAGCCGGTCTGATCGATGAAGCCGGTTTGAGCGCGGCCGAACTGGCAAAGGCAGACGCCACGCTGTCGGCCCTGGTGGAAACCCAATTCGACGGCGAGGTTTCGCCCGACACCTTGCGCGAACTGTTTATGCAATTGGGCACGCCGACCGAACAAGGTTTCGCCTTCGCCGAAGCCTTGAGCGCCGACCAGGCCCGCAACTGGCTGGACTCAGCCGCCACTCTGGCAGACGCCCGCTGA
- a CDS encoding DEAD/DEAH box helicase: MFDSLQLPPPLAAALTKQGIVEPTDVQQAVIPAVMNGQDLLVSAQTGSGKTVAFALPLMLRYNRTATARTGIRALVLVPTRELARQIHQVCRQLGSGIQVGSFSLTGGATFKEQNAALRKVPDILIATPGRLAEHLKQGSVDLSDIDCLVLDEADRMLDMGFRDEVLSIIEQCPVERQTLLLSATLDHRGVIGLAKKLLNEPETIALHEARAVPDNIAQQFILSDDDAFKEKQVLALLSKMGRQPVIIFTNTIVKAERLQARLRNGERRSGLLHGNLTQDERNAVVSGLRSGKFKTLVTTDVAARGLDLPDVALVINFDLARKGDEYVHRVGRTGRAGQEGKAISLIAPNEWNLLASIQRYTGQIFERIELPGLKSSYQGPAKVRASGKAYGKKKPKKKTTGKAKSAAKKPAPKRPRSTPAERDGSAPMRRRKPTSGEG; this comes from the coding sequence GTGTTCGACAGCCTTCAATTGCCACCACCCCTCGCCGCCGCTCTGACCAAACAGGGCATTGTTGAACCCACCGATGTGCAGCAAGCGGTGATTCCAGCAGTGATGAACGGCCAGGATTTGTTGGTCAGCGCTCAGACCGGCAGCGGCAAAACGGTGGCGTTCGCCTTGCCATTGATGCTGCGTTACAACCGCACGGCGACCGCCCGCACCGGCATTCGTGCGCTGGTGCTGGTGCCAACGCGTGAACTGGCGCGGCAGATTCATCAGGTGTGCCGGCAGTTGGGCAGCGGCATTCAGGTTGGCAGTTTCAGCCTGACTGGCGGTGCGACCTTTAAAGAGCAGAACGCGGCGCTGCGCAAAGTGCCGGATATTCTGATCGCCACCCCTGGCCGTCTGGCTGAACATTTGAAGCAAGGCTCGGTCGATTTGAGCGACATCGATTGTCTGGTACTCGATGAAGCCGACCGCATGCTCGACATGGGTTTTCGCGACGAAGTGCTGAGCATCATCGAACAATGCCCGGTTGAACGGCAGACGTTGTTGTTGTCGGCCACACTCGATCACCGTGGTGTGATTGGCCTGGCGAAAAAATTATTGAACGAACCGGAAACCATTGCGCTGCACGAAGCGCGTGCGGTGCCGGACAACATTGCCCAGCAATTTATTCTGTCGGACGACGATGCCTTTAAAGAGAAACAAGTGCTGGCGTTGTTGAGCAAGATGGGCCGACAGCCGGTGATTATTTTCACCAACACCATCGTTAAAGCCGAACGCTTGCAGGCGCGTTTGCGCAACGGCGAACGCCGCAGCGGTTTGCTGCACGGCAACTTGACGCAGGACGAGCGCAACGCCGTGGTCAGCGGTTTGCGCAGCGGTAAATTCAAAACCCTGGTGACCACCGACGTGGCCGCACGCGGTCTGGATTTGCCCGATGTCGCGCTGGTGATCAACTTCGATCTGGCGCGCAAAGGCGACGAATACGTGCACCGTGTTGGCCGTACTGGTCGCGCCGGGCAGGAAGGCAAAGCCATCAGTCTGATTGCACCGAACGAATGGAATCTGCTCGCCAGCATTCAGCGCTACACCGGCCAGATATTCGAGCGCATCGAACTGCCAGGGCTGAAAAGTTCGTATCAGGGCCCGGCCAAAGTTCGGGCTTCGGGCAAGGCGTACGGCAAGAAAAAACCCAAGAAAAAAACCACGGGCAAAGCCAAGAGCGCGGCCAAAAAGCCAGCGCCAAAACGGCCACGTTCGACACCCGCCGAACGCGATGGCTCGGCACCGATGCGGCGTCGCAAGCCGACATCCGGCGAAGGCTGA
- a CDS encoding GlxA family transcriptional regulator — protein sequence MTERIGFILLPGYSSMAYVSAMEPLLVCNDLTGENRFSAFTVALDGNKTHSSLGNKVDTHYSLADAPDADVWIVAGTSPARHPATPGLDDFLRSRPAHCALGGLASGSYVLGKAGLLNGYRAVVHWLGYEDLLKEHRSILLAPEQFCIDRNRLTCRGGSASLDMMLMWIARSLGADTAEAVSRHFVNERLGVPSDALPQQLSERTRAEQPKLAEALELMEANIEEPLSTDDVSYHVGISRRQLERLFKKHLNAVPSRYYLQIRLEKARTRLLGRNDSIADIGLSCGFSSGAHFSTAYRNQYGLTPSEDRSLHQQMAVDK from the coding sequence GTGACCGAGCGAATCGGCTTTATTCTGCTGCCCGGCTACTCGTCCATGGCGTACGTTTCAGCCATGGAACCCTTGCTGGTGTGTAACGACCTGACCGGCGAAAACCGCTTTTCCGCCTTCACCGTCGCGCTCGACGGCAACAAAACCCACTCCAGCCTGGGCAACAAAGTTGACACTCATTATTCGCTGGCCGACGCGCCCGACGCCGATGTCTGGATTGTCGCCGGCACCTCGCCGGCGCGGCATCCGGCAACGCCTGGATTGGACGATTTTCTGCGTTCGCGACCGGCGCACTGCGCGCTCGGTGGTCTGGCCTCGGGCAGTTATGTATTGGGCAAAGCCGGTTTGCTGAACGGCTATCGCGCCGTGGTGCATTGGCTCGGTTATGAAGACTTATTGAAAGAACACCGCTCAATCCTGCTGGCGCCGGAGCAGTTCTGCATCGACCGCAACCGCCTCACCTGCCGAGGCGGCAGCGCCAGTCTCGATATGATGTTGATGTGGATAGCGCGCAGCCTGGGCGCCGATACCGCCGAAGCCGTGTCGCGGCATTTCGTCAACGAACGCTTGGGCGTGCCGTCCGACGCCCTGCCGCAACAACTGAGCGAACGCACCCGCGCCGAGCAACCCAAGCTCGCCGAAGCGCTGGAATTGATGGAAGCCAATATCGAGGAACCGCTGAGCACCGACGATGTGTCGTACCACGTCGGCATCAGCCGGCGGCAGTTGGAGCGGCTGTTCAAGAAACACCTGAACGCCGTGCCCAGCCGTTATTACTTGCAGATTCGCCTGGAGAAAGCCCGCACCCGTTTGCTCGGCCGCAACGACAGCATCGCCGACATCGGCCTCAGTTGCGGGTTCAGTTCCGGCGCGCATTTCTCCACCGCCTACCGCAATCAGTACGGCTTAACGCCGTCGGAAGATCGCAGCCTGCATCAGCAGATGGCGGTGGATAAATAA